In Picosynechococcus sp. PCC 7002, the following are encoded in one genomic region:
- the thrB gene encoding homoserine kinase: MTSIHVQVPATTANIGAGFDCLGAALSLHNQFQFRLAGESEPFFSLELVGADVETQKLEATADNLLYRAFAKVFATLGQPVPHVNIAIDLKVPLSRGLGSSATAIVGGLVGANALAGSPLSQREIMNLAIEMEGHPDNVVPALLGGCQLSVKHQQDWVICPWVWHENVVPVVAIPDFELSTEEARAVLPQQYARAQAIFNASRLGLLPHGLAQNNPEYLTAALDDQIHQPYRKNLIKGYDPVQQAAIAAGAYGMVISGAGPTLLALAAPENAPKVATAMQTAWEGIGVKAIAHVLEIDQQGTVIL; this comes from the coding sequence ATGACCTCTATCCACGTCCAAGTCCCTGCTACCACTGCCAATATTGGCGCCGGGTTTGACTGCTTAGGCGCTGCCCTTAGTCTCCATAACCAGTTCCAATTTCGCCTTGCGGGGGAAAGTGAGCCATTTTTCAGCCTCGAACTCGTCGGTGCGGATGTGGAAACCCAGAAGCTCGAAGCCACAGCCGACAATCTGCTCTACCGTGCCTTTGCGAAAGTGTTTGCAACCCTCGGCCAGCCCGTTCCCCATGTAAATATTGCCATTGATCTCAAAGTGCCTTTGTCCCGTGGGTTGGGTAGTTCAGCGACGGCAATTGTGGGCGGCTTGGTGGGGGCCAATGCCCTGGCCGGATCTCCTCTGAGCCAGCGGGAAATTATGAACCTCGCCATCGAAATGGAGGGCCACCCCGATAATGTGGTGCCTGCCCTACTGGGGGGCTGTCAACTGTCGGTAAAACATCAGCAGGATTGGGTGATTTGCCCTTGGGTTTGGCATGAAAATGTGGTGCCTGTGGTGGCGATCCCTGATTTTGAGCTGTCCACGGAAGAAGCCCGCGCCGTTTTGCCCCAACAGTACGCCCGAGCCCAGGCGATTTTCAATGCGTCGCGGTTGGGTTTGCTGCCCCACGGGTTAGCCCAAAATAATCCTGAATATTTAACGGCAGCCCTGGATGATCAAATTCATCAGCCCTACCGAAAAAACCTGATTAAAGGCTATGACCCAGTGCAACAGGCAGCGATCGCCGCTGGGGCCTATGGCATGGTAATCAGTGGCGCGGGCCCGACCTTATTAGCGCTTGCGGCGCCAGAAAATGCCCCCAAAGTCGCAACGGCGATGCAAACCGCTTGGGAAGGGATTGGCGTCAAGGCGATCGCCCACGTTTTAGAAATTGACCAGCAGGGCACTGTCATCCTCTAG
- a CDS encoding caspase family protein: MAWRRRDFLQALGLTCGALGFSSFLRPSDLKQSVQALSQFRGRKIALLIGIDQYGQGPNLGGCQQDLKIQKHLLESRFGFAATDIVTLRNDQASGSGIFTTFQTDLKTQVKPEDLVFVHFSGYGTRLVTDPADPEPIPALVLPGKSGPEAIALSTFQALIQDLNPAQGILVLDTSFDPGSRPPAPYWRPRTYPDETAIAPVVAPETTTVKSNSSFALGRSALIHLWAATEGITPEVQINGVMTGLFTAALGQYLSAYDPMVTVTTAQTNLAVRLPKDETQPATMTFLGTKTAPLYGTLPSDTLPATGQIFSQNPTGLEVYLGGFEPEILQAIAPGSELTIRTETAPILQLSGKAGVFGQGKSSTPNVTVGTAIQETKRHLPRNLALKIALAEDLSRIERVDATSAFASLTNIASVSNPQDWVDYVFDEAYQLTTVPGKIVPGVVPASDTNEAIKSSVNRLLPRLEQLLALKWLRLLVNETSTQLPLKVTVQRLDRFSTLLTAKTTPFSLGQSKSNPNPQPTFTVGEKGQYQLENTGTQPLFCLGFAQSPKQELLLLTAKEGLKIPPETATSPLELTALRPLGVWTIYWIIGDRPFENFQDQATQLFGDLETIPQRLEKSLPLIQGLLSDLQAVPPEGTEPNKENYVFSTTQWAGLRFTYTVVETEASS; the protein is encoded by the coding sequence ATGGCATGGCGTCGGCGTGATTTTTTACAAGCTTTGGGGTTGACCTGTGGTGCCCTGGGGTTTTCTTCGTTTTTACGGCCATCTGATCTCAAACAATCTGTCCAGGCTCTCAGTCAATTTCGGGGTCGCAAGATCGCGTTGCTTATTGGTATCGATCAATATGGTCAAGGGCCTAATTTGGGGGGGTGTCAGCAGGATCTAAAAATCCAGAAACACTTGCTGGAATCACGTTTTGGTTTTGCGGCGACGGACATCGTCACTCTCCGTAATGATCAAGCCAGTGGCAGCGGTATTTTTACAACGTTTCAAACAGACCTGAAGACACAAGTAAAGCCGGAGGATCTGGTTTTTGTGCATTTCAGCGGCTATGGTACTCGCTTAGTCACAGACCCAGCGGATCCAGAACCGATACCGGCCCTAGTGCTCCCGGGGAAATCTGGCCCTGAGGCGATCGCCCTGAGCACTTTCCAAGCCTTAATCCAAGATCTCAATCCGGCCCAGGGAATTCTCGTCTTGGATACCAGTTTTGATCCTGGGTCCCGACCCCCGGCCCCCTATTGGCGACCCCGCACCTATCCCGATGAAACGGCGATCGCCCCCGTTGTTGCCCCCGAAACCACCACTGTCAAATCAAATTCTAGTTTTGCGTTGGGGCGATCAGCTTTGATTCACCTGTGGGCTGCCACCGAGGGCATTACCCCAGAAGTGCAAATTAATGGTGTGATGACGGGACTGTTTACGGCGGCCCTTGGGCAATATCTCTCCGCCTATGACCCGATGGTCACCGTCACTACGGCCCAGACGAACCTTGCTGTGCGTTTACCCAAGGATGAGACGCAACCGGCAACAATGACCTTTTTGGGCACCAAAACCGCGCCCCTCTACGGCACCCTCCCCAGCGATACGCTGCCAGCGACGGGTCAGATTTTTAGCCAAAATCCCACGGGATTAGAAGTCTATTTGGGGGGCTTTGAACCGGAAATTTTGCAGGCGATCGCCCCCGGTAGTGAATTAACAATTCGTACCGAAACGGCACCGATTCTCCAACTCAGCGGCAAAGCAGGGGTTTTTGGCCAAGGGAAATCTTCTACGCCGAATGTCACCGTTGGCACAGCAATCCAAGAAACGAAACGCCATCTGCCCCGCAACCTCGCCTTAAAAATTGCCCTGGCTGAGGATCTCAGTCGCATCGAACGGGTGGATGCCACCAGTGCTTTTGCAAGTCTGACCAACATTGCCAGCGTCAGTAACCCCCAAGATTGGGTAGATTATGTTTTTGATGAAGCCTATCAATTGACCACCGTCCCTGGCAAAATTGTCCCCGGTGTAGTGCCAGCCAGCGATACCAACGAAGCGATCAAATCTTCAGTCAATCGACTCCTCCCCCGCCTGGAACAATTATTAGCCTTAAAATGGCTCCGGTTGTTGGTCAATGAAACCAGTACCCAACTGCCTTTGAAAGTAACTGTCCAGCGTTTGGATCGTTTTTCGACCCTGCTGACGGCAAAAACAACACCCTTTAGCCTGGGGCAGTCGAAGAGCAACCCTAATCCTCAACCGACGTTTACGGTGGGAGAAAAGGGGCAATATCAATTGGAAAATACGGGGACGCAACCTCTATTTTGTCTAGGTTTTGCCCAAAGCCCGAAACAAGAATTACTGCTCCTGACCGCCAAAGAAGGTCTCAAGATCCCCCCAGAAACCGCAACCAGTCCCCTAGAATTGACGGCGCTACGTCCCTTGGGAGTGTGGACAATTTATTGGATCATTGGCGATCGCCCCTTTGAGAATTTCCAAGACCAGGCCACCCAACTTTTTGGGGATTTAGAGACAATTCCCCAGAGGCTAGAAAAATCCTTGCCCCTCATCCAAGGTCTCCTCAGCGATTTGCAAGCGGTTCCCCCAGAAGGCACAGAACCCAATAAAGAAAATTATGTTTTCTCCACGACCCAGTGGGCGGGTTTGCGCTTTACCTACACCGTTGTGGAAACGGAGGCGTCATCCTAA
- a CDS encoding YbaB/EbfC family nucleoid-associated protein, giving the protein MPQGFGLGKMKELAAAFQQAQKVQEGAKKLQEELEAMDIEGTNADGSVKVILSGNQEPRGVEISPEAIAKGAEELSAAVSEALTDAYTKSTETMRTRMEELTSGLNLPGL; this is encoded by the coding sequence ATGCCACAAGGATTTGGACTCGGGAAAATGAAAGAGCTGGCCGCCGCATTCCAGCAAGCCCAAAAGGTACAGGAAGGGGCGAAAAAACTCCAAGAAGAGCTCGAAGCGATGGACATTGAAGGTACCAATGCCGATGGTTCTGTAAAAGTGATTCTCAGCGGCAACCAGGAACCACGGGGCGTAGAAATTTCCCCAGAGGCGATCGCCAAGGGTGCAGAGGAACTTTCAGCTGCCGTTTCCGAAGCCCTGACCGATGCCTATACCAAATCCACCGAAACCATGCGCACCCGGATGGAAGAGCTAACCAGTGGCCTCAACCTCCCCGGCCTTTAA
- the cdaA gene encoding diadenylate cyclase CdaA, with amino-acid sequence MPDWLFDIADIALTLFLVYVAVFAIRDRRTLWVMRGFLLLMIADKAAEIYQFEYAAALLDKLLLISAVAIALVYQTQLKRLLEKLGQGKIMELLRPVEARNTNSENTVLDRIVESVKELSQSRTGALILIETTAIPIDKKGIAQPGVPIDAEVSKELLQSIFYDKNPLHDGAILIRDSRVVAAKVFFHLSEKSGFRQLGTRHLAARSITEQAENCVCVVVSEETGSISLADRGNLNRPLTSNELKELLSEYFTTGDRESVTPSLGDLGRRLKSQGEDLLKFLRQLNLPFTHKD; translated from the coding sequence ATGCCAGATTGGCTGTTTGACATTGCGGATATTGCGCTGACATTGTTCTTAGTGTATGTGGCGGTTTTTGCCATTCGAGACCGACGAACCCTCTGGGTGATGCGGGGATTTTTGCTGTTGATGATTGCTGATAAAGCAGCAGAAATATATCAATTTGAATATGCGGCGGCTCTCCTCGATAAATTACTGTTGATCTCTGCGGTGGCGATCGCCCTAGTCTACCAAACCCAACTGAAGCGCCTATTAGAGAAATTAGGCCAAGGTAAAATCATGGAATTGCTCCGGCCCGTCGAGGCGCGGAATACGAACTCCGAAAATACCGTGCTCGACCGGATTGTTGAATCGGTTAAAGAACTCTCCCAATCCCGTACCGGAGCGCTAATTCTCATTGAAACCACTGCCATTCCCATCGATAAAAAAGGCATTGCCCAGCCTGGAGTCCCCATCGATGCAGAGGTCTCTAAGGAACTGCTCCAATCGATTTTCTACGACAAAAATCCCCTCCACGATGGCGCGATCTTGATCCGTGACTCCCGGGTGGTGGCCGCAAAGGTCTTCTTCCATTTGTCCGAAAAATCCGGCTTCCGTCAGTTAGGCACCCGTCACCTGGCCGCCCGCAGCATAACAGAACAAGCTGAAAACTGTGTCTGTGTGGTGGTTTCCGAAGAAACGGGTTCTATTTCTCTCGCAGACCGGGGGAACCTGAATCGTCCCCTCACCAGCAATGAACTCAAAGAACTGCTCTCGGAATATTTCACCACCGGCGATCGCGAATCTGTAACGCCGTCCCTAGGTGACCTGGGTCGTCGGCTAAAATCTCAAGGGGAAGATTTACTCAAGTTTCTTCGGCAACTGAATCTCCCTTTCACCCACAAAGATTAA
- a CDS encoding pyridoxine 5'-phosphate synthase, translating into MVSPNPRLTLGVNIDHVATIRQARRTVEPDPVAAATLAELGGADGITVHLREDRRHIQDRDVKILRQTVQSHLNLEMAPTAEMVAIALDIKPDYVTLVPEKREEITTEGGIDIVGNFARFEEVVDQLQGAGIPVSWFIDAELEQIEAAQKTGAQFIELHTGKYAEAQDSDQQQAELATLKTGAKQAIALGLRVNAGHGLTYRNVYPVACIEGMEELNIGHTIISRAVLVGLERAVREMKLAMWGQL; encoded by the coding sequence ATGGTTTCCCCAAATCCTCGCCTGACCCTCGGTGTGAATATTGACCATGTTGCGACGATTCGTCAAGCGCGACGCACGGTAGAACCAGATCCAGTGGCGGCGGCAACCTTAGCAGAACTGGGGGGAGCCGACGGGATTACGGTACACCTCCGGGAAGACCGGCGGCATATCCAAGACCGGGATGTGAAAATTCTGCGGCAGACGGTGCAGTCCCACCTGAATTTAGAGATGGCCCCCACGGCGGAAATGGTGGCGATCGCCTTAGACATCAAACCCGACTACGTGACCCTCGTCCCCGAAAAACGCGAGGAAATCACCACGGAAGGAGGGATCGACATCGTGGGTAATTTTGCCCGATTTGAAGAAGTGGTCGATCAACTCCAGGGGGCTGGGATTCCCGTCAGTTGGTTTATCGATGCTGAGCTAGAGCAAATCGAAGCGGCCCAGAAAACCGGGGCACAATTTATCGAGTTGCACACGGGGAAATATGCCGAGGCCCAAGACTCAGATCAGCAGCAGGCAGAATTGGCGACCCTCAAAACTGGGGCAAAACAGGCGATCGCCTTGGGGTTACGGGTCAACGCTGGCCATGGCTTAACCTATCGTAATGTTTACCCCGTCGCTTGTATCGAAGGCATGGAAGAGTTAAACATCGGGCATACCATCATCAGCCGGGCTGTGTTGGTGGGCCTAGAACGGGCCGTGCGGGAGATGAAGCTTGCCATGTGGGGACAATTGTAG
- a CDS encoding Uma2 family endonuclease, giving the protein MTQIPKPIATELDDFLRQKNIEASPAWEFLFGAAKQKPMPSLFHSRLQRNLVNAINQQTTQYEAIQELRCIVPPLSPVPDIVVVRAERLTEDGPLQGAPDWLIEIRSLDQSTLDLQNKILHCLGQGTALAWLIDIQRERVWVWEQDELPIIYAGENVLPTLGDIKNLTVATVIAMTQQH; this is encoded by the coding sequence ATGACCCAGATCCCTAAACCCATAGCGACTGAATTAGACGATTTTTTACGCCAAAAAAATATCGAAGCTTCGCCTGCTTGGGAATTTCTGTTTGGGGCTGCAAAACAAAAACCGATGCCATCTCTGTTCCACTCCCGTCTCCAGCGCAATTTGGTCAACGCCATTAACCAGCAAACCACCCAGTATGAAGCGATTCAGGAATTACGTTGTATTGTGCCGCCCCTGTCGCCGGTGCCGGATATTGTGGTTGTTAGAGCAGAGAGATTAACAGAAGATGGCCCATTACAGGGAGCACCGGACTGGCTGATTGAAATTCGCTCCCTCGACCAGAGCACCCTCGATCTCCAAAATAAAATCCTGCATTGCCTGGGGCAAGGAACAGCATTAGCTTGGTTAATTGATATTCAGCGAGAACGGGTTTGGGTTTGGGAGCAGGATGAGCTACCGATTATTTACGCTGGCGAGAACGTTTTACCAACTCTAGGGGACATCAAAAATCTGACCGTAGCAACTGTGATCGCCATGACCCAGCAGCATTAA
- the lysA gene encoding diaminopimelate decarboxylase, producing MLTAASTDNTGRQYLPQNPDGLSPNQALMPLTSTVNGQDHLVVGGCDVTELVKQYGSPLYILDEYTLRTTCCQYRDSFQKYYGGESLVIYASKAWSCMAICAIVDSEGLGFDVVSGGELYTTLKAGVSPQKIYFHGNNKSREELNFALDQGVTIIVDNFFELELLKALTGDRQTTAKIILRLTPGIECHTHEYIRTGHLDSKFGFDPNQIEAAFALVSQAEFLNCIGLHAHIGSQIFEQQPHKDLGDVLAGWYKKAADYGLNPEILNLGGGLGIRYTESDDPPSIEAWSQNVAQSLEAACRSHGIPLPKLIVEPGRSLVGSACVTAYTVGSRKVVPEIRTYVSVDGGMSDNPRPITYQSLYRAVIANRLSAPCEETVTVAGKHCESGDVVIKDAQLPTPQPGDILVVLATGAYNYSMASNYNRIGRPAAVLVNEGEAQLIIRRETLEDLVRQDCLPERLRQG from the coding sequence ATGTTAACCGCAGCCTCCACTGACAATACAGGTCGGCAATATTTGCCCCAAAATCCAGATGGCCTGTCTCCCAACCAAGCGTTAATGCCCCTGACCAGCACCGTAAATGGCCAGGATCACTTAGTGGTGGGAGGCTGCGATGTGACTGAATTGGTCAAGCAATATGGTTCTCCGTTATATATCCTCGATGAATACACCCTGAGAACCACCTGCTGTCAATACCGCGACAGTTTCCAAAAATATTACGGTGGTGAATCCCTCGTGATTTATGCATCTAAGGCCTGGAGCTGCATGGCCATCTGCGCCATTGTTGACAGTGAAGGGTTAGGCTTCGATGTGGTTTCTGGGGGAGAACTCTACACAACCCTCAAAGCTGGAGTCAGCCCGCAAAAAATTTATTTCCATGGCAATAACAAATCCCGCGAGGAGCTGAATTTTGCCCTCGACCAAGGGGTGACGATCATTGTTGATAATTTCTTTGAGCTGGAATTGCTCAAGGCACTCACAGGCGATCGCCAAACAACGGCCAAGATTATTTTGCGCCTCACCCCCGGCATCGAGTGCCACACCCACGAATATATCCGGACGGGGCATTTAGATAGCAAATTTGGCTTTGACCCGAACCAAATTGAAGCGGCCTTTGCCCTGGTGAGCCAGGCTGAATTTTTAAACTGCATTGGCCTCCATGCCCACATTGGGTCGCAAATTTTTGAACAACAACCCCACAAAGATCTCGGTGATGTCCTCGCTGGTTGGTACAAAAAAGCCGCTGACTATGGCCTAAACCCAGAAATTCTCAACCTTGGCGGCGGTTTAGGGATTCGTTATACCGAATCCGATGATCCTCCCAGCATTGAAGCCTGGTCGCAAAATGTTGCCCAGTCCCTCGAAGCAGCCTGCCGGAGCCATGGGATTCCGTTACCGAAATTAATCGTAGAGCCGGGCCGTTCTCTCGTCGGTAGTGCCTGTGTTACCGCTTACACCGTTGGGAGTCGTAAGGTTGTACCAGAAATTCGTACCTATGTTTCTGTGGATGGCGGCATGTCTGATAATCCCCGTCCGATTACCTACCAATCTCTGTACCGGGCGGTCATTGCTAATCGCCTGTCGGCCCCCTGCGAGGAAACAGTCACGGTAGCGGGTAAACATTGTGAGTCGGGGGATGTGGTGATCAAGGATGCCCAACTGCCCACGCCCCAACCGGGGGATATCCTTGTGGTGCTGGCGACGGGAGCCTATAACTACAGTATGGCCTCGAATTACAATCGCATCGGTCGCCCGGCAGCCGTACTGGTGAATGAAGGGGAGGCCCAACTGATTATCCGTCGGGAAACCTTGGAGGATTTAGTGCGTCAAGATTGTTTACCGGAGCGGCTACGTCAAGGCTGA
- a CDS encoding MgPME-cyclase complex family protein produces MTTYHFALASQKFLFEEEPFEEVIQERIRHYEEQGKERDFWVVENPAFINAPSLKEASEKTPKPCVAIISTKKQFITWLKLRLEYIYVGEFEAPSEEIPEPLKSLAA; encoded by the coding sequence ATGACGACCTATCATTTTGCCCTGGCCAGCCAAAAATTTCTCTTTGAAGAAGAACCCTTTGAAGAAGTAATCCAAGAACGCATCCGCCACTACGAAGAACAAGGCAAAGAACGGGATTTTTGGGTAGTGGAGAATCCGGCCTTTATCAACGCTCCTAGCCTCAAAGAAGCAAGCGAAAAGACTCCCAAACCCTGTGTGGCGATCATCTCCACGAAGAAGCAATTTATTACTTGGTTAAAATTACGGTTGGAGTATATCTACGTCGGCGAATTTGAGGCCCCCTCTGAGGAAATTCCAGAGCCCCTCAAGTCCCTAGCCGCTTAG
- the rimI gene encoding ribosomal protein S18-alanine N-acetyltransferase, which translates to MSAVALSVQPLTEQTLPQALVLDQLCFGGLWSKDGYLRELESPNSTLLIVPAPHDPNKLLGLGCLWAIVEEAHITLMAVHPEVQRQGLGQLILLGLLRDAWLRGLERATLEVKESNQRAIALYEKFGFTLAGRRKGYYQDTGEDALIMWRKGLDQPEFTVQLEAWGATIAQRLQQNHWSWSLDA; encoded by the coding sequence GTGAGTGCAGTTGCTTTATCGGTGCAGCCCCTGACAGAACAAACACTGCCCCAGGCATTGGTTTTAGATCAATTATGTTTTGGTGGCCTTTGGTCTAAGGATGGCTATCTACGGGAACTAGAAAGTCCAAATAGTACCTTGCTGATTGTGCCGGCTCCCCATGATCCAAATAAATTATTGGGATTGGGTTGTCTCTGGGCGATTGTCGAAGAAGCTCACATTACGCTCATGGCAGTTCATCCGGAAGTGCAACGGCAGGGCTTGGGACAACTCATTTTGTTGGGTTTGCTCCGGGATGCTTGGTTACGGGGTTTAGAACGGGCGACCCTCGAAGTCAAAGAATCCAATCAGCGGGCGATCGCCCTCTACGAAAAATTTGGTTTTACCCTGGCCGGACGCCGTAAAGGGTACTACCAAGACACCGGAGAAGACGCCCTGATCATGTGGCGCAAGGGTTTAGATCAGCCCGAATTTACTGTCCAATTAGAAGCCTGGGGAGCGACCATTGCCCAACGACTCCAGCAAAACCACTGGTCTTGGTCCCTCGATGCTTAG
- a CDS encoding isoprenyl transferase, with protein sequence MVHPLPADLDPQKLPKHIAVIMDGNGRWGQQRGLPRIMGHQKGVDTIRNMLTYCQDWGIHALTVYAFSTENWRRPPTEVEFLMTLFEKVLRREIKIWAAKGIQIRFVGDLTSLPYSLQAEIQRSVIQTQHNNGIQFTVATNYGGRQELVQACRAIATKVAAGELRPSDINETLINDHLYTHGIPDPDLLIRTSGEMRLSNFLLWQMAYSEIYVTPTLWPDFDKTELHRALLAFQQRERRFGKATV encoded by the coding sequence ATGGTTCATCCTTTGCCCGCTGACCTCGATCCCCAAAAGCTTCCCAAACACATCGCTGTCATCATGGATGGGAATGGTCGTTGGGGCCAACAGCGTGGTTTACCTAGAATTATGGGTCATCAAAAAGGGGTAGACACAATCCGCAATATGCTCACCTACTGCCAAGACTGGGGAATCCATGCCCTCACGGTCTATGCGTTCTCCACCGAAAACTGGCGGCGTCCCCCCACCGAGGTGGAATTTTTGATGACCTTGTTTGAAAAGGTGCTGCGGCGAGAAATTAAAATTTGGGCGGCCAAAGGGATTCAAATTCGCTTTGTGGGGGATCTGACCTCCTTACCCTATTCCCTCCAGGCGGAAATTCAACGCTCCGTCATTCAAACCCAGCACAATAATGGCATTCAATTTACCGTTGCCACCAACTACGGCGGCCGCCAAGAATTAGTCCAGGCCTGTCGGGCGATCGCCACCAAAGTTGCTGCCGGGGAACTGCGACCCAGCGATATCAATGAAACCTTGATCAACGATCACCTTTATACCCACGGCATCCCTGATCCCGATCTTTTGATCCGTACCAGCGGTGAAATGCGCCTGAGTAATTTTTTGTTGTGGCAAATGGCCTATAGCGAAATTTATGTCACCCCCACCCTCTGGCCCGATTTTGACAAAACCGAACTCCACCGCGCCCTCTTGGCTTTCCAACAACGGGAACGTCGCTTCGGTAAAGCCACCGTTTAA
- a CDS encoding glucose-1-phosphate adenylyltransferase gives MKRVLGIILGGGAGTRLYPLTKLRAKPAVPLAGKYRLIDIPVSNCINSEIHKIYILTQFNSASLNRHISRTYNFTGFTEGFTEVLAAQQTKENPDWFQGTADAVRQYSWLLEDWDVDEYIILSGDHLYRMDYREFIQRHRDTGADITLSVVPVGEKVAPAFGLMKIDANGRVVDFSEKPTGEALKAMQVDTQSLGLDPEQAKEKPYIASMGIYVFKKQVLLDLLKEGKDKTDFGKEIIPDAAKDYNVQAYLFDDYWADIGTIEAFYEANLGLTKQPIPPFSFYDEKAPIYTRARYLPPTKVLNADVTESMISEGCIIKNCRIHHSVLGIRTRVEADCTIEDTMIMGADYYQPYEKRQDCLRRGKPPIGIGEGTTIRRAIIDKNARIGKNVMIVNKENVEESNREELGYYIRSGITVVLKNAVIPDGTVI, from the coding sequence GTGAAACGAGTCCTAGGAATCATACTTGGCGGCGGCGCAGGTACTCGCCTATATCCGCTAACAAAACTCAGAGCTAAGCCCGCAGTACCTCTAGCAGGCAAATATCGTCTCATTGATATTCCTGTTAGCAATTGCATTAATTCTGAAATTCATAAAATCTACATTTTAACCCAATTTAATTCAGCATCTTTAAATCGTCACATTAGTCGAACCTACAACTTTACCGGCTTCACCGAAGGCTTTACCGAAGTACTCGCAGCCCAACAAACTAAAGAAAATCCCGATTGGTTCCAAGGCACCGCCGACGCTGTCCGACAGTACAGTTGGCTTCTAGAAGACTGGGATGTCGATGAATACATCATTCTCTCCGGTGATCACCTCTACCGTATGGATTACCGTGAATTTATCCAGCGCCACCGTGACACTGGGGCAGACATCACCCTGTCTGTGGTTCCCGTGGGCGAAAAAGTAGCCCCCGCCTTTGGGTTGATGAAAATTGATGCCAATGGTCGTGTCGTGGACTTTAGTGAAAAGCCCACTGGTGAAGCCCTTAAGGCGATGCAGGTGGATACCCAGTCCTTGGGTCTCGATCCAGAGCAGGCGAAAGAAAAGCCCTACATTGCGTCGATGGGGATCTACGTCTTTAAGAAACAAGTACTCCTCGATCTACTCAAAGAAGGCAAAGATAAAACCGATTTCGGGAAAGAAATTATTCCTGATGCGGCCAAGGACTACAACGTTCAGGCCTATCTCTTTGATGATTATTGGGCTGACATTGGGACCATCGAAGCGTTCTATGAAGCAAACCTTGGCTTGACGAAGCAGCCGATCCCACCCTTTAGTTTCTATGACGAAAAGGCTCCCATCTACACCCGGGCGCGCTACTTACCGCCGACGAAGGTGCTCAACGCTGACGTGACAGAATCGATGATCAGCGAAGGTTGCATCATTAAAAACTGCCGCATTCACCACTCAGTTCTTGGCATTCGCACCCGTGTCGAAGCGGACTGCACTATCGAAGATACGATGATCATGGGCGCAGATTATTATCAGCCCTATGAGAAGCGCCAGGATTGTCTCCGTCGTGGCAAGCCTCCCATTGGGATTGGTGAAGGGACAACGATTCGCCGGGCGATCATCGATAAAAATGCACGCATCGGTAAAAACGTGATGATCGTCAATAAGGAAAATGTGGAGGAGTCAAACCGTGAGGAGCTTGGCTACTACATTCGCAGCGGCATTACAGTGGTGCTAAAGAACGCCGTTATTCCCGACGGTACGGTCATTTAA